A single Ignavibacteriota bacterium DNA region contains:
- a CDS encoding class I SAM-dependent methyltransferase codes for MKSIEESVVASMDGSAQELFPFLPYILQDLWEIGADPETIIKLIGKHFTTCNLLRVLDLGCGKGAVSIKVAHRLGCQCYGIDAIPEFIVEAKNKAKEYRVEHLCRFEVGDIREKINTLPVFDIIILGAIGPVIGDYHTTLTTISTCLSDFGIIIIDDGYIDGQSDYKHPVMLKKEEILKQIDVSNMHVIDEVISKNEDVKNSDGIIFENLKKRCLELIDIYPDKKKLFENYIKEQEEENEVLENKVICTTMVIARK; via the coding sequence ATGAAATCAATTGAAGAAAGCGTCGTAGCATCAATGGATGGTTCTGCTCAAGAACTTTTTCCATTCTTACCATATATTTTACAAGACCTTTGGGAAATTGGCGCTGACCCTGAAACTATCATAAAATTAATTGGGAAACATTTTACAACATGTAATCTTTTACGTGTTCTAGATTTAGGCTGTGGGAAAGGTGCGGTTTCTATAAAAGTAGCACACAGGTTGGGTTGTCAATGCTATGGAATTGACGCAATACCTGAGTTTATTGTGGAGGCAAAGAATAAAGCAAAAGAATATCGGGTTGAACATCTCTGTAGATTTGAAGTTGGAGATATCAGAGAAAAAATAAATACGTTACCGGTTTTTGACATTATAATTCTTGGCGCTATCGGACCTGTCATTGGAGATTATCATACTACATTGACAACAATTTCAACATGCCTTAGTGATTTTGGAATTATTATTATTGATGATGGCTATATTGATGGTCAAAGCGATTACAAACACCCGGTGATGCTAAAAAAGGAAGAAATACTCAAACAGATTGATGTATCCAACATGCACGTAATAGATGAAGTCATCAGCAAGAATGAGGATGTAAAAAATTCTGATGGCATTATTTTCGAAAATTTGAAGAAACGTTGTCTGGAATTAATTGATATTTATCCCGACAAAAAGAAATTATTCGAAAACTATATTAAAGAACAAGAAGAAGAAAACGAGGTTCTTGAAAACAAAGTAATATGTACTACGATGGTAATAGCAAGAAAATGA